TGTGCACTAGCTATCAAGGCACATGCCCTTGCTAAGAAGGGTCTAAAGCTAGAGTCCCATAGGGATCTCTGGCTCTATAAGAATGAAATAGCTAGAGAGCTTGGCGAGTGGGTGAAGATAGTATTTAGACAGGCCGACTCCATGCATAAAAACTTCTACGAAGATCTAGCAACAAGAGAAGATATAGAGGATGTATTAAAAGAGGTTAAAAAACTCGTGACAGCTATACGCAATAATGTAGAGAGTCCTCAGTAAATCCTCTAACTATCACCCGTGCTGAGGTAGCCGATCTAATTCTTCAAAATCTCTTATCTAATAAAGCGTTAACAGCCTCCCCAATACCTAGATCGAGTACACAACATCTTCTATCATAGTCTCAATAATTTTATTCTATTCCATCTGGTGAGGGAATTTAGCAGAGATAATAGGCTATAGATCTTCACGACCTTTCCTGATCCCCTCCTATAGACCCCTCCTTAAACCCTTCTCACGGGCATAGCATCTTCTGAAAGTCTATCTGTTTCTTAACATAACTCTTAAGTCTTATCCTAGGGATAGACACCAATTATTAAAAATAAATATTTAAATATTTATTCTTTTGCCTAGTAGAACTTAACTAGGTGAGAGATATGAAACCAGAAGAGATCTTCGGTGTGAATGCTGGAAAGGTATGGAGTGTTTTGAAAAATAAGGGGCCATTAACAGCTAGACAGATAGCTAAAGAGACGAACTTAAAGATCACAGATGTCTATGGAGCCCTTGGATGGCTGGGTAGAGAGGGGAAGATAGAGATTATTAAGGAGAAGGGTAAAACAATCTATAGACTTCTCGAGTAGCTTA
Above is a window of Sulfolobales archaeon DNA encoding:
- a CDS encoding PaREP1 family protein, encoding CALAIKAHALAKKGLKLESHRDLWLYKNEIARELGEWVKIVFRQADSMHKNFYEDLATREDIEDVLKEVKKLVTAIRNNVESPQ
- a CDS encoding winged helix-turn-helix domain-containing protein, which gives rise to MKPEEIFGVNAGKVWSVLKNKGPLTARQIAKETNLKITDVYGALGWLGREGKIEIIKEKGKTIYRLLE